The following coding sequences are from one Alosa alosa isolate M-15738 ecotype Scorff River chromosome 3, AALO_Geno_1.1, whole genome shotgun sequence window:
- the olig2 gene encoding oligodendrocyte transcription factor 2, producing MDSDASRVSSRPSSPEADDIFLSMKKSVGFSGAVSSTQSDSPPDHIGDLRGISSAEEEAMSLKMYKKDRKLLTENELQTMRLKINSRERKRMHDLNIAMDGLREVMPYAHGPSVRKLSKIATLLLARNYILMLSNSLEEMKRLVSEIYGGGSAGGHHAGFHPSACGGLTHSAGPLPTHPAVSHASHPVHHPLLPPAVSTASLSAPVISAVASVRSHHGLLKAPSAAGPLGSVTSFQHWGAGMPCPCSMCQVPPPHVSMTTSSMARLTSDSK from the coding sequence ATGGACTCCGATGCGAGCCGAGTATCCAGCCGGCCATCCTCCCCTGAGGCGGACGATATTTTCCTCTCCATGAAGAAGTCGGTCGGCTTTTCTGGCGCTGTGTCATCCACACAGAGCGACTCTCCACCCGACCACATCGGGGACCTACGGGGGATATCTAGCGCGGAGGAAGAGGCGATGTCCCTGAAGATGTACAAGAAAGATCGCAAACTGCTCACCGAGAACGAGCTGCAGACCATGCGCTTGAAGATTAACAGCCGCGAGAGAAAACGCATGCACGACCTCAACATAGCCATGGACGGGTTGCGCGAGGTGATGCCCTACGCTCACGGGCCCTCCGTGCGCAAGCTCTCCAAGATCGCCACACTTTTGCTTGCGCGAAACTACATTCTCATGCTGAGCAACTCACTGGAAGAGATGAAGAGGCTCGTGAGTGAGATATATGGCGGAGGCTCCGCCGGCGGACACCACGCGGGGTTCCACCCTTCTGCGTGTGGGGGCTTGACGCACTCTGCAGGCCCGTTACCGACTCACCCGGCGGTCTCCCACGCCTCTCACCCGGTTCATCACCCTCTTCTCCCGCCTGCAGTGTCTACGGCTTCCCTCTCAGCGCCAGTTATCTCAGCAGTGGCCTCAGTTAGATCCCACCATGGACTTCTGAAGGCGCCATCAGCCGCAGGCCCTCTCGGTTCCGTGACCAGCTTCCAGCACTGGGGCGCCGGGATGCCCTGTCCGTGCAGTATGTGTCAGGTGCCCCCTCCACACGTGTCTATGACCACTTCGAGTATGGCACGGCTCACATCCGACTCCAAATAA
- the olig1 gene encoding oligodendrocyte transcription factor 1: MSVVPVSGRRERELQPLPVPRSMRALGAGGGGGGGGGPGLGLSMQGPRGMGKALRELSAEEQHELRRKINSRERKRMQDLNVAMDALREVMVPYSSSSSSSSAPGQHHQQPYLAGSPGPHGGPQAGRRLSKISTLVLARNYILLLASSLQEMRRLLGELSLGAGGAGGGMGVPRVLLTAGGWPLLTSAPTGQLLLGPEALLAPGAASATPSKCPLLPPAPLPQEEVTVWGSSGGAVAGLAGGPLCPCGVCRVPRMVHAAQGPRFPK; this comes from the coding sequence ATGAGTGTGGTGCCCGTCTCCGGCAGAAGAGAACGAGAGCTGCAGCCCCTGCCTGTGCCCAGGTCAATGAGGGCTctgggggcaggaggaggaggaggtggtggaggaggcccGGGGCTGGGGCTCAGCATGCAGGGTCCCCGTGGGATGGGGAAAGCCCTGCGCGAGCTGAGCGCCGAGGAGCAGCATGAGCTGCGTCGGAAGATCAACAGCCGTGAGAGGAAGCGCATGCAGGACCTCAACGTGGCCATGGACGCGCTCCGAGAGGTGATGGTGCCGTACTCTTCGTcgtcatcctcatcctcggccCCTGGGCAGCACCATCAGCAGCCGTACCTAGCCGGTTCCCCGGGTCCCCATGGGGGGCCCCAGGCGGGCCGCCGGCTCTCCAAGATCTCCACGCTGGTTCTGGCGCGCAACTACATCCTGCTGCTGGCCTCCTCGCTGCAGGAGATGCGTCGGCTGCTGGGGGAGCTGAGCCTGGGTGCAGGCGGCGCCGGCGGCGGCATGGGTGTGCCGCGGGTGCTCCTCACGGCCGGCGGCTGGCCTCTCCTCACCAGCGCCCCCACCGGTCAGCTCCTGCTCGGGCCAGAGGCGCTCCTGGCTCCTGGCGCCGCTTCCGCCACCCCCTCCAAGTGCCCCCTCTTGCCGCCGGCTCCTCTGCCCCAGGAGGAGGTGACAGTGTGGGGCTCGAGCGGCGGGGCAGTGGCCGGCTTGGCTGGTGGTCCTCTCTGCCCCTGTGGCGTGTGCAGGGTACCCAGGATGGTGCACGCCGCGCAGGGGCCACGGTTTCCAAAGTGA